The Corallococcus caeni genome includes a region encoding these proteins:
- a CDS encoding DNA-processing protein DprA — protein MADTQTDINPPWDEQRATLALWAIAGLGPRTLAAVRAFAGGALSRLASTPVRDWVADVPVPATVRQRLAAVASLDTLASRTEEACARTGLQVAFAGTPAYPARLVGVEDAPPLLFHLGNPGPPRRRLAMVGSRHPDQGFLPFARTFARRVAEAGVGVVSGAAEGVDRACHWGALDVGAETWAFLGSALDALDPAQARLLPHFLERGGVYFSELPPGVRASTTTFPRRNRLIAGASDAVLVMRAGLESGSLYTAEAARVQGRPVFALPGDVWQPAAAGCNALLADGRARACTSAETICAVVGVHPVRAVPAGRDSGWWEALSVEARGAYGLLDRVPRSFDEVLAASPLSPAALTSALVELELSGLVVQHPGKRYEKV, from the coding sequence ATGGCGGACACACAGACGGACATCAACCCACCCTGGGACGAGCAGCGCGCCACCCTGGCGCTCTGGGCCATTGCTGGCCTGGGGCCCCGGACGCTGGCCGCCGTGCGCGCGTTCGCCGGTGGGGCGCTCTCCCGGCTCGCGTCCACGCCCGTGCGGGACTGGGTGGCGGACGTGCCGGTGCCCGCGACCGTCCGTCAGCGGCTGGCCGCCGTCGCGTCGCTGGACACCCTGGCGTCCCGGACGGAGGAGGCCTGTGCACGGACGGGACTCCAGGTGGCCTTCGCGGGCACGCCGGCCTATCCCGCCCGGCTGGTGGGGGTGGAGGACGCGCCGCCGCTGCTGTTCCACCTGGGAAACCCGGGACCTCCCCGGCGCAGGCTGGCCATGGTGGGCAGCCGCCACCCGGACCAGGGCTTCCTGCCGTTCGCGCGCACGTTCGCCCGGAGGGTGGCGGAGGCCGGGGTGGGGGTGGTGTCGGGCGCGGCGGAGGGCGTGGACCGGGCGTGCCACTGGGGCGCGCTGGACGTGGGCGCGGAGACGTGGGCCTTCCTGGGCTCCGCCCTGGACGCGTTGGATCCCGCCCAGGCCCGGCTGCTGCCCCACTTCCTGGAGCGGGGCGGGGTGTACTTCAGCGAGCTGCCGCCCGGGGTCCGGGCGAGCACGACGACCTTCCCCCGGCGCAACCGCCTCATCGCTGGCGCGTCGGATGCGGTGCTGGTGATGCGGGCCGGGTTGGAGTCCGGCAGCCTCTACACGGCGGAAGCCGCGCGGGTGCAGGGCCGGCCGGTGTTCGCGCTGCCCGGGGACGTCTGGCAGCCGGCCGCGGCGGGCTGCAACGCCCTGCTGGCGGACGGGCGGGCCCGCGCATGCACGTCCGCTGAGACGATCTGCGCGGTGGTGGGCGTTCACCCGGTCCGTGCGGTGCCGGCGGGTCGGGATTCAGGGTGGTGGGAGGCGCTGTCGGTGGAAGCGCGCGGGGCCTACGGGCTGTTGGACCGGGTTCCCCGTTCGTTCGACGAGGTGCTCGCCGCAAGCCCGCTGTCGCCCGCGGCGCTCACGAGCGCCCTGGTGGAGTTGGAATTGTCGGGGCTGGTGGTCCAGCACCCGGGTAAACGGTACGAGAAGGTCTAG
- a CDS encoding LysM peptidoglycan-binding domain-containing protein, giving the protein MRSRILATLLVPLTVAPAWTAFAQDAQEEEPQPASTETEGQDISDDVEQRPTSVTLPPGAPQGRESAPGQVHTVETGDTLWDLSQRYLGSPWYWPKVWSYNPQIANPHWIYPGNNVKFFPGGEEVPARVEGGDLPSDDVAAPTDVSGGSLVSVVGKIGYDPANARPVTTKGFVTTRELDEAGRIDGSSSEALMLSAPEKVYLTFKKRGAAKIGDRYVIFHTVEEVKHPVTHARTGYLTELLGTVQVVAINNDLVTARITETWDPIARGDLVGPSSEKLSERVAPKPNSKEIPGYVLTPMTPGQTLLGEHHFVVVDRGTADGVQVGNIFTIERRGDPSLDVLGRSDYKMGDAGKGKKAYPWEAVAQCMVTEVRERTSNCLLTRSMVEVSAGDRATMRKDGTPTASR; this is encoded by the coding sequence ATGCGCTCCCGGATCCTCGCCACCCTGCTCGTGCCCCTCACCGTCGCGCCGGCATGGACGGCTTTCGCCCAGGACGCGCAGGAGGAGGAGCCCCAGCCGGCCTCCACCGAGACGGAAGGGCAGGACATCTCCGACGACGTGGAGCAGCGCCCCACCTCCGTCACGCTCCCGCCCGGCGCCCCGCAGGGCCGTGAGAGCGCGCCCGGCCAGGTGCACACCGTGGAGACCGGCGACACGCTGTGGGACCTGTCCCAGCGCTACCTGGGCAGCCCCTGGTACTGGCCCAAGGTCTGGTCCTACAACCCGCAGATCGCCAACCCGCACTGGATCTACCCGGGCAACAACGTGAAGTTCTTCCCCGGCGGCGAGGAGGTCCCCGCGCGCGTGGAGGGGGGCGACCTGCCCTCCGACGACGTGGCGGCGCCCACGGACGTGAGCGGCGGCAGCCTGGTGTCGGTGGTCGGGAAGATCGGCTACGACCCCGCCAACGCGCGCCCGGTGACGACCAAGGGCTTCGTGACGACGCGCGAACTGGACGAGGCGGGCCGCATCGACGGCTCGTCCTCCGAGGCGCTGATGCTCTCCGCCCCGGAGAAGGTCTACCTGACCTTCAAGAAGCGCGGCGCCGCCAAGATTGGCGACCGCTACGTCATCTTCCACACCGTGGAAGAGGTGAAGCACCCGGTGACGCACGCGCGCACGGGCTACCTCACGGAGCTGTTGGGCACGGTGCAGGTCGTCGCCATCAACAACGACCTGGTGACCGCGCGCATCACGGAGACGTGGGACCCCATCGCCCGCGGCGACCTGGTGGGCCCCTCCAGCGAGAAGCTGTCGGAGCGCGTCGCCCCCAAGCCCAACAGCAAGGAGATCCCCGGCTACGTGCTCACGCCGATGACGCCGGGCCAGACGCTGCTGGGCGAGCACCACTTCGTCGTCGTGGACCGCGGCACCGCGGACGGCGTGCAGGTGGGCAACATCTTCACCATCGAGCGCCGCGGCGACCCGAGCCTGGATGTGCTCGGCCGCAGCGACTACAAGATGGGCGACGCGGGCAAGGGCAAGAAGGCCTACCCGTGGGAGGCCGTGGCCCAGTGCATGGTCACGGAGGTGCGTGAGCGCACCTCCAACTGCCTGCTGACCCGCTCCATGGTGGAGGTCTCCGCCGGCGACCGCGCCACCATGCGCAAGGACGGAACGCCCACCGCCAGCCGCTGA
- a CDS encoding tetratricopeptide repeat protein, which produces MRPFLFRLFAAVALSAPTACATTAASQTEVGRLEAEVRTLRAAQASLVERLERLENRDAVSRARSVSPAPTASPATAASAKPEAASSQGGEALGMAPSELTVVRLKPKKEPAPRINTAVAVTEPDPDQMEMFISPVEGSSGTGSSGSVVSTGSLAPSRMEVPEKDPDILDAEYERAVAMLRTGNVEGGVETLTRFAAENPRHPRADNALYFSGLGQMGLKDAAGAAKTFERLIKNYPAGDAVQDGMLRLAECRVRLNQAVDARALYTRVVTQFPGTAAATQAEQRLAALSP; this is translated from the coding sequence GTGCGTCCCTTCCTCTTCCGCCTGTTTGCCGCCGTCGCGCTGTCCGCGCCGACCGCCTGCGCCACCACCGCTGCTTCCCAGACGGAAGTGGGCCGGCTGGAGGCGGAGGTGCGCACGCTGCGCGCCGCCCAGGCGTCGCTGGTGGAGCGGCTGGAGCGGCTGGAGAACCGCGACGCCGTCTCCCGCGCCCGCTCCGTCTCCCCGGCCCCCACCGCGTCCCCGGCGACCGCCGCGAGCGCGAAGCCGGAGGCCGCCTCGTCGCAAGGCGGCGAGGCGCTGGGCATGGCCCCGTCGGAGCTGACGGTGGTGCGGCTCAAGCCGAAGAAGGAACCCGCGCCGCGCATCAACACGGCCGTGGCGGTGACGGAGCCGGATCCGGATCAGATGGAGATGTTCATCTCCCCGGTGGAGGGCTCGTCGGGCACGGGCTCGTCGGGCTCGGTGGTCTCGACGGGCTCCCTGGCGCCCTCCCGCATGGAGGTCCCGGAGAAGGATCCGGACATCCTCGACGCGGAGTACGAGCGCGCGGTGGCCATGCTGCGCACCGGCAACGTGGAGGGCGGCGTGGAGACGCTCACGCGCTTCGCTGCGGAGAACCCGCGCCACCCGCGCGCCGACAACGCCCTGTACTTCAGCGGCCTGGGCCAGATGGGGCTCAAGGACGCGGCCGGCGCGGCGAAGACGTTCGAACGACTCATCAAGAACTACCCCGCCGGGGACGCCGTCCAGGACGGCATGCTCCGGCTCGCGGAGTGCCGGGTGCGGCTGAACCAGGCCGTGGATGCCCGAGCCCTCTATACCCGCGTCGTCACCCAGTTCCCGGGGACGGCCGCCGCCACGCAGGCGGAGCAGCGGCTCGCCGCGCTCTCGCCTTGA
- the pgeF gene encoding peptidoglycan editing factor PgeF has translation MSTPQFLTSALLPVPHGFATRAGGVSEGPYASLNLGFSVGDERPRVEENHRRLAQAAGARLGALCRVSQVHGDTVLEARGEADEVLRPTLGEADALWTEGEGSWVAVGTADCVPVLIVDPRGRRVAAVHSGWKGTDLEISARAVEALVARGSQPEHLLAAVGPCIQACCYEVSAELGDRFRARFGPDVVRAGDKPHLDLPLAVKASLMKAGLKPGQVDVLQACTACDPDRFFSHRRDAGRTGRHLNYVVHRF, from the coding sequence ATGTCCACGCCCCAGTTCCTCACGTCCGCGCTGCTGCCGGTGCCCCACGGCTTCGCCACCCGCGCGGGTGGGGTGTCCGAAGGGCCCTACGCGTCGCTGAACCTGGGCTTCTCCGTGGGCGACGAGCGCCCGCGCGTGGAGGAGAACCACCGCCGCCTGGCCCAGGCCGCGGGCGCGAGGCTGGGCGCGCTCTGCCGGGTGTCTCAGGTGCACGGCGACACGGTGCTGGAGGCGCGCGGCGAAGCCGACGAGGTGCTGCGCCCGACGCTGGGCGAGGCGGATGCCCTCTGGACGGAAGGGGAGGGGAGCTGGGTGGCCGTGGGCACCGCGGACTGCGTGCCGGTGCTGATCGTGGATCCGCGCGGCCGGCGCGTGGCGGCGGTGCACTCCGGCTGGAAGGGCACGGACCTGGAGATCAGCGCCCGCGCGGTGGAGGCGCTGGTGGCGCGAGGCAGCCAGCCGGAGCACCTGCTGGCGGCGGTGGGCCCCTGCATCCAGGCGTGCTGCTACGAGGTGTCGGCGGAGCTGGGCGACCGCTTCCGCGCGCGCTTCGGTCCGGACGTCGTCCGCGCGGGGGACAAGCCGCACCTGGACCTGCCACTCGCGGTGAAGGCGTCGCTCATGAAGGCGGGCCTGAAGCCGGGGCAGGTGGACGTGCTACAGGCCTGTACGGCGTGTGATCCGGACCGGTTCTTCTCCCACCGGCGGGACGCGGGACGCACCGGGCGTCACCTGAACTACGTGGTGCACCGGTTCTAG
- a CDS encoding GGDEF domain-containing protein, with protein MALGSETIGRKLLWSIALPGLVVALLGVGHFSREARQAVREGTHLEALALAEAVASTFTLPQAPGAAPHGAVADVLASDTRLFRSVEDLRVLTPDGRIRWSRRPAEQGHPHPEAARLSATGPETARSSEHGTEVVRPLGGPECSGCHTGEAAQRMGVLQVRLGEPTLHRQLQTVFQDALGAMVLFVGILALVTWLSLRFVLTAPLKRLSEAMGRAADGDLLVRAEARGTDEISRLGAAFNGMLARLTSMKVEEIDTHRDLQLVKEKLALKDELEERLRELSLLYDVARSLNTTLELDELLSRITRMVVERLHIPDFSIMLLNEEGLLEVKHAWPQGRGLEGHTFAVGEGACGRAAQTRKAVYLPDLSDSTSIFARRGLRGGSEHGTLLAVPMVHADTLLGVINFQRPETASISAEEIELFTAVADQAATAVTNARLHAETVKLTLTDALTGVPNRRHLFQRLDLELARAQRFGVPLALLMVDVDHFKRLNDLAGHRAGDETLRRVSDVLRTRARKVDTLGRYGGEEFVLLLPQVSKATAVEVAETLRRAVADAVTLNRPGLPGGHVTVSIGVSHFPTDATSQDMLVDCADSALYCSKRTGRNRVTAFEPGMEVHPGRERSISAPPTDAPSTPPAPPGIAKA; from the coding sequence ATGGCCCTCGGTTCCGAGACGATTGGCAGGAAGCTCTTGTGGAGCATCGCGCTGCCCGGGTTGGTGGTGGCGCTGCTGGGCGTGGGGCACTTCTCGCGCGAGGCGCGGCAGGCGGTGCGCGAAGGCACGCACCTGGAGGCGCTCGCGTTGGCGGAGGCCGTCGCCTCCACGTTCACGCTGCCGCAGGCGCCGGGCGCGGCCCCTCATGGCGCGGTGGCGGACGTGCTGGCGTCGGACACGCGGCTGTTCCGCTCCGTGGAGGACCTGCGGGTGCTGACGCCGGACGGGCGGATCCGCTGGAGCCGCCGCCCGGCCGAGCAGGGCCATCCGCACCCGGAGGCCGCGCGGCTGTCCGCGACGGGGCCGGAGACGGCGCGCTCCAGCGAGCATGGCACGGAGGTGGTGCGGCCCCTGGGCGGTCCGGAGTGCTCCGGCTGTCACACCGGCGAGGCCGCGCAGCGGATGGGCGTGCTCCAGGTGCGCCTGGGCGAGCCCACGCTGCACCGCCAGCTCCAGACGGTGTTCCAGGACGCGCTGGGCGCCATGGTGCTCTTCGTGGGCATCCTGGCGCTCGTCACCTGGCTTTCGCTGCGCTTCGTGCTCACCGCGCCGCTCAAGCGGCTGAGCGAGGCCATGGGGCGCGCGGCGGACGGCGACCTGCTGGTGCGCGCCGAGGCGCGGGGCACGGATGAGATTTCGCGGCTGGGCGCGGCCTTCAACGGGATGCTCGCGCGGCTCACCTCCATGAAGGTGGAGGAGATCGACACGCACCGCGACCTCCAGCTGGTGAAGGAGAAGCTGGCGCTGAAGGACGAGCTGGAGGAGCGCCTGCGGGAGCTGTCGCTGCTGTACGACGTGGCGCGCTCGCTCAACACCACGCTGGAGCTGGACGAGCTCTTGTCGCGCATCACCCGCATGGTGGTGGAGCGGCTGCACATCCCCGACTTCTCCATCATGCTCCTCAACGAGGAGGGCCTGCTGGAGGTGAAGCACGCGTGGCCGCAGGGCCGGGGCCTGGAGGGCCACACCTTCGCCGTGGGCGAGGGCGCCTGTGGCCGGGCCGCCCAGACGCGCAAGGCGGTGTACCTGCCGGACCTGTCGGACAGCACCAGCATCTTCGCGCGGCGCGGCCTGCGCGGCGGCTCCGAGCACGGCACGCTCCTGGCGGTGCCCATGGTGCACGCGGACACGTTGCTGGGCGTCATCAACTTCCAGCGCCCGGAGACGGCGAGCATCTCCGCGGAGGAGATCGAGCTCTTCACCGCCGTGGCGGATCAGGCCGCGACGGCGGTGACGAACGCGCGCCTGCACGCGGAGACGGTGAAGCTCACGCTGACGGACGCGCTGACGGGCGTGCCCAACCGCCGCCACCTCTTCCAGCGGCTGGACCTGGAGCTGGCGCGGGCCCAGCGCTTCGGCGTGCCGCTGGCCCTGCTGATGGTGGACGTGGACCACTTCAAGCGGCTCAACGACCTGGCCGGACACCGCGCCGGAGACGAGACGCTGCGCCGGGTCTCCGACGTGCTCAGGACCCGTGCGCGCAAGGTGGACACGCTGGGGCGCTACGGCGGCGAGGAGTTCGTGCTGCTGCTGCCGCAGGTGTCCAAGGCCACGGCGGTGGAGGTCGCGGAGACGCTGCGCCGCGCGGTGGCGGACGCCGTCACGCTCAACCGCCCGGGGCTGCCCGGGGGGCATGTGACGGTGTCCATCGGCGTCTCGCACTTCCCCACGGACGCGACGTCGCAGGACATGCTGGTGGACTGCGCGGACTCGGCGCTCTATTGCAGCAAGCGGACGGGGCGCAACCGGGTGACGGCGTTCGAGCCCGGCATGGAGGTGCACCCCGGCCGCGAGCGCAGCATCAGCGCGCCGCCCACGGACGCGCCCTCCACGCCTCCCGCGCCCCCGGGCATCGCGAAGGCCTGA
- a CDS encoding SGNH/GDSL hydrolase family protein, with amino-acid sequence MSVNYVSLGDSTAVGVGASQGGGYPDRLASRLRQGGLPVGHTNLGQSGARVRDVVNNALKRVIALQPTLITLGVGTNDIWRGTEVAEFQDDLDRIARRLKQTGASMVVVNIADMALAPVAKMVPSALYEGRIEPFNEAIASVARAHGLHLVDLYEASREMIPRRPDFFCSDGFHPSATGYDEWADLMFPVVRTLVQR; translated from the coding sequence ATGAGCGTCAACTACGTCTCGTTGGGTGACAGCACGGCGGTGGGGGTGGGGGCGTCGCAGGGCGGGGGCTATCCCGACCGGCTCGCCTCCCGCCTCCGGCAGGGCGGCCTCCCCGTGGGCCATACCAACCTGGGGCAGAGCGGCGCGCGCGTGCGCGATGTCGTCAACAACGCCCTCAAGCGCGTCATCGCGTTGCAGCCCACGCTCATCACCCTGGGCGTGGGCACCAACGACATCTGGCGCGGCACCGAGGTGGCGGAGTTCCAGGACGACCTGGACCGCATCGCCCGGCGGCTGAAGCAGACCGGCGCGTCCATGGTCGTGGTGAACATCGCGGACATGGCGCTCGCGCCCGTGGCGAAGATGGTGCCCAGCGCGCTGTACGAAGGGCGCATCGAGCCCTTCAACGAAGCCATCGCCTCGGTGGCCCGCGCGCACGGCCTGCATCTGGTGGACCTCTACGAGGCCAGCCGCGAGATGATCCCCCGGCGGCCGGACTTCTTCTGCTCGGACGGCTTCCACCCGTCCGCGACGGGCTACGACGAGTGGGCGGACCTGATGTTCCCCGTGGTCCGCACGCTCGTGCAGCGCTAG
- a CDS encoding trypsin-like peptidase domain-containing protein, whose translation MTHTLPSFRRKLVAAVLVLASPTLALAQAPAPTPAAPKTQQAVTGQAGNLQPATREAQSLASLAPLVESVKSAVVNVDVQARPEMPEGMEDNPLFDKFFGGNGRGRGRSEREQIRQGAGSGFIIDPKGLVLTNNHVIEDAVTITIRLDDGRSFTGEVVGRDPLTDVAVVKIKEKVDQLPTVKLGDSDAVRVGDWVLAIGNPFGLASSVSVGILSARAREIGASAYDDFLQTDAAINPGNSGGPLFNMKGEVVGINTAIVGGGTGIGFSVPSNLIKALLPQLEKSGSVTRGWLGVGIQPLNRDLAQALKLPVNEGAILTQINPGSPAAKAGLKPDDVVVAVDGQNVRSDSELTRTVALKKPGSVVTLSLYRDGKKQDAKVTMGTRPDLEGLSKKKPEVSDEQDSSRRVGVSLQDLDARTASQAGFTERAGALITDIIPGSPADRAQLAPGMLVVEANRKPIASAKELAAAIRAAPKGSTLLLRVAGPGGGRLLRALTVP comes from the coding sequence ATGACCCACACGCTCCCTTCGTTCCGTCGCAAGCTCGTGGCCGCCGTGCTGGTGTTGGCGTCCCCCACGCTCGCCCTCGCGCAGGCCCCCGCTCCCACGCCGGCCGCGCCCAAGACGCAGCAGGCGGTCACGGGTCAGGCCGGCAACCTGCAGCCCGCCACGCGTGAGGCCCAGTCGCTGGCCTCGCTGGCCCCGCTGGTGGAGTCCGTGAAGTCCGCCGTGGTGAACGTGGACGTGCAGGCGCGTCCCGAGATGCCCGAGGGCATGGAGGACAACCCCCTCTTCGACAAGTTCTTCGGGGGCAACGGGCGGGGCCGCGGCCGCAGCGAGCGGGAGCAGATCCGCCAGGGCGCCGGCTCCGGCTTCATCATCGACCCCAAGGGCCTGGTGCTCACCAACAACCACGTCATCGAGGACGCGGTCACCATCACCATCCGCCTGGACGACGGCCGTTCGTTCACGGGCGAGGTGGTGGGGCGCGACCCGCTCACCGACGTGGCCGTGGTGAAGATCAAGGAGAAGGTGGATCAGCTCCCCACCGTGAAGCTGGGCGACTCCGACGCGGTGCGCGTGGGTGACTGGGTGCTGGCCATCGGCAACCCGTTCGGCCTGGCCTCCAGCGTGAGCGTGGGCATCCTGTCCGCGCGGGCCCGTGAAATCGGCGCCAGCGCGTACGACGACTTCCTCCAGACGGACGCGGCCATCAACCCTGGCAACTCCGGTGGCCCGCTCTTCAACATGAAGGGCGAGGTGGTGGGCATCAACACCGCCATCGTCGGCGGCGGCACGGGCATCGGCTTCTCCGTGCCCAGCAACCTCATCAAGGCGCTGCTGCCGCAGCTGGAGAAGAGCGGCTCCGTCACGCGCGGCTGGCTGGGCGTGGGCATCCAGCCCCTCAACCGCGACCTGGCGCAGGCGCTGAAGCTGCCGGTGAACGAGGGCGCCATCCTCACGCAGATCAACCCCGGCTCGCCCGCGGCGAAGGCGGGGCTCAAGCCGGATGACGTGGTGGTCGCCGTGGACGGGCAGAACGTGCGCTCCGACAGCGAGCTCACCCGCACCGTGGCGCTCAAGAAGCCAGGCAGCGTGGTGACCCTGAGCCTCTACCGCGACGGCAAGAAGCAGGACGCGAAGGTGACGATGGGCACCCGGCCCGACCTGGAGGGCCTGTCCAAGAAGAAGCCGGAGGTCTCCGACGAGCAGGACAGCTCGCGCCGCGTGGGCGTGTCCCTGCAGGACCTGGATGCGCGCACGGCGTCGCAGGCCGGCTTCACCGAGCGCGCAGGCGCGCTCATCACCGACATCATCCCGGGTTCGCCCGCGGACCGCGCGCAGCTGGCCCCGGGCATGCTGGTGGTGGAGGCGAACCGCAAGCCCATCGCCAGCGCGAAGGAGCTGGCCGCCGCCATCCGCGCCGCGCCCAAGGGCAGCACGCTGCTGCTGCGCGTGGCCGGTCCCGGCGGCGGGCGCCTGCTGCGCGCGCTGACGGTGCCCTGA
- a CDS encoding glycoside hydrolase family 57 protein, with product MSLGSLALVLHAHLPFVRHPEYEDFLEEDWLYEAISETYLPLLRVFDTLVEDRVPFRVTMTLSPTLVSMLNDDLLRERYARRLDLLCELGAREVHRTRDDATFHPLAVFHRDHFESLRLAYHNHYKRDLVAAFRRLQDSGHLDILTCNATHGFLPLMQQTPEAVRAQVTVAANHYRQNFGRDPAGIWLAECGYYPGLERVLSAERIRYFFVDTHALTDATPRPLHGPYAPIFTEPGVAAFARDPESSQQVWSTEHGYPGDPVYREFYRDIGWDLDLDYIRPFIQPTGDRKNTGFKYFRITGKTNDKQPYNPAAARERAWVHAGNFLFNRERQFEYLASRMGGRKPVVVAPYDAELFGHWWFEGPHFIDALIRQAARNPSRFQLISPLDDLREHPENQVATPPMSSWGAGGYANMWLDGTNDWIYRHLTHAARQMVELARDFPDASSLKRRALNQAARELLLAQSSDWAFIMKTGTMVDYAVRRTKEHLQRFLRLHDQVRAGTVDESWLSHVEARDNLFPELDYRVYRPG from the coding sequence ATGAGCCTGGGCTCCCTCGCGCTGGTCCTTCACGCGCACCTGCCGTTCGTCCGCCACCCTGAATACGAAGACTTCCTCGAGGAGGACTGGCTCTACGAAGCCATCTCCGAGACGTACCTGCCGCTCTTGCGCGTGTTCGACACGCTGGTCGAGGACCGCGTCCCTTTCCGGGTGACGATGACGCTCTCGCCCACGCTGGTGTCGATGCTCAACGACGACTTGCTGCGTGAGCGCTACGCCCGGCGGCTGGACCTGCTCTGTGAGCTGGGCGCCCGCGAGGTGCACCGCACCCGCGACGACGCCACCTTCCACCCGCTGGCCGTCTTCCACCGCGACCACTTCGAGTCGCTGCGCCTCGCGTACCACAACCACTACAAGCGCGACCTCGTGGCCGCGTTCCGCAGACTCCAGGACTCCGGCCACCTGGACATCCTCACCTGCAACGCGACCCACGGCTTCCTGCCGCTCATGCAGCAGACACCGGAGGCCGTGCGCGCCCAGGTCACCGTCGCGGCGAACCACTACCGCCAGAACTTCGGCCGCGACCCCGCCGGCATCTGGCTGGCCGAGTGCGGCTACTACCCGGGCCTGGAGCGCGTCCTCTCCGCCGAGCGCATCCGCTACTTCTTCGTCGACACGCACGCGCTCACGGACGCGACGCCCCGCCCGCTGCACGGCCCCTACGCGCCCATCTTCACGGAGCCCGGCGTCGCCGCCTTCGCGCGGGATCCGGAGAGCAGCCAGCAGGTGTGGAGCACCGAGCACGGCTATCCCGGCGACCCCGTCTACCGCGAGTTCTACCGGGACATCGGCTGGGACCTGGACCTGGACTACATCCGGCCCTTCATCCAGCCCACCGGCGACCGCAAGAACACGGGCTTCAAGTACTTCCGCATCACCGGCAAGACGAACGACAAGCAGCCCTACAACCCGGCCGCCGCCCGCGAGCGCGCCTGGGTCCACGCGGGCAACTTCCTCTTCAACCGCGAGCGCCAGTTCGAATACCTCGCGTCGCGCATGGGCGGCCGCAAGCCCGTGGTCGTCGCGCCCTATGACGCGGAGCTCTTCGGCCACTGGTGGTTCGAGGGGCCCCACTTCATCGACGCGCTCATCCGCCAGGCCGCGCGCAACCCCAGCCGCTTCCAGCTCATCAGCCCGCTGGACGACCTGCGCGAGCACCCGGAGAACCAGGTGGCCACGCCGCCCATGTCGTCCTGGGGCGCGGGCGGCTACGCGAACATGTGGCTGGACGGGACCAACGACTGGATCTACCGGCACCTGACCCACGCCGCTCGGCAGATGGTGGAGCTGGCCCGGGACTTCCCGGACGCGTCGTCCCTCAAGCGCCGGGCCCTGAACCAGGCCGCGCGCGAGCTGCTGCTCGCGCAGTCCTCCGACTGGGCGTTCATCATGAAGACCGGCACCATGGTGGACTACGCCGTGCGCCGCACGAAGGAGCACCTGCAGCGCTTCCTGCGCCTGCACGACCAGGTGCGCGCCGGCACCGTCGACGAGTCCTGGCTCTCCCACGTGGAGGCCCGCGACAACCTGTTCCCCGAGCTGGACTACCGCGTCTACCGGCCCGGTTGA